The DNA segment ACAGCAGCCAGCCCATCCGGTACTGGGCGGCCGGCACCGCGTCGTACGGAGGAGGCCCTTGCGTCGAGCCGAAACGGTGGACCACCTCCTCGTAATGACCCCAGGCGTCGTCCCGCCGCCCCTGCTGCTCGGCGATCTCCCCCAGTTCCAGGAGCGCGCTCGCGATGTCGGCTTCCCAGCGCTCCTCGCTCCCGCGCGTGCGCCGGAGGAACTCCTCGTGACAGCCGCGCGCCTCCTCCCAACGCCCCTCCGCCTTGAGCAGTTGCCCCATCCGCACCAGGAAGGCCACCGACTCGGCGACATCTCCGCCCCCGGGGAGGGCGTCATTGCGGCGGATGATCTCCCGCCAGTCCGCCAGGGTCTGCTCCACCGAACGTCCCCGCTCCACCCGCGAGGCGCTCCCCTCCAGGAGTTGCTGGGGTGCCGCCTCCGGGTCCCGCTCCAGGTCGGATGGCTGCTCGGGAGGTGGCTGCTCGGGGCCCATCCGCGGAAGCGTGACCTGTCCGCCTGGGACGGGCAAGTCCTCTCCAGGGGCCTCGTGCCGGAGAGAGAGGCGCTCTGAACGTCCCTCACGGCGAGCACGCGACCAGGAGCAAAACCGGCGGGAAGGAGGGCACCCGGGGGAGCGGCGTCGGGTGATGTGAATGCGCGGCGCACCCGAGTGTTACCGCGCGCCTTGGTGACATCATTGCCCCCTTCAGCGTCCCCCGCCGCCATGCGTTGTCTGTGCACGCTGGTGCTCGCGCTCGCGGGTTGCCAACCCGGGCCTCCCCAGACGTACCGGCCCCCCTCGCCCGTCGTCCACGTGTCCTCGTGGGGTGACTTCAAGGGCAGGTTCTTCGGCGCCCCGGCCTACTCCGTGGAAGAGGATCTCGATGCCGCGCAGGCCGCGTCCGAGGGGATCCGCGCGGTGTTGCTGGCCCTTCCCCAGAAGGAGCGCGGACGCCTCCTCACCCGATGGCTCCCAGCGCCCCCTGCCCCCACCTCCGAGTCCTCCGCGCCCGCTCCAGCCGACGCGGGGTTGCAGCCCGAGGCCGTGCGCCCCACACTCCCCGTGCGTCCCAAGGAGGTGGACCTGCTCACCACCGTGCGCGGGCTGTTCGAGAGCCAGGGCTCACGCGACCTGGCGCTGGCGGCGTTCTTCGCCGGTCCGGAGCCGGTGGCGCGCGCGCGCCAGCGGTTGCGGCTGCCCCTGGAGCGCATCACCCTGGAGAAGCTCGCGGGCCGGCTCCCGAAGCGGGAGCTGCGCTACGCCCGCGAGGCCCGGAAATGGGCGGGGCTCTACGGTCTCGCCTGGCCGGTCGAGCGCGGCTGGCGGTTGTCGTCCCACTTCGGCCCGCGCTTCCATCCCGTCATGGGCAAGGTGCTGGAGCACCAGGGCGTGGACATCCGCGTGCCGGTGGGAACCGCCGTCCGGGCTCCGGCGGAGGGCGTGGTGGTGGGCGTGAGGGAAGGCCGCGCGAATGGGCGGTGGCTGGAGCTGCGCCATGAGGGCGGGCTGCGCACGATCTTCTGCCACCTGTCGCGCATGGAGGTGAAACGGGGGCAGAAGGTGAAGCGGGGGCAGCTCGTGGCGCTCTCGGGCGAGACGGGCCGCGTCACCGGGCCCCACCTCCACTACCAGGTGAAGCACTCCGGAGCCTGGGTGGATCCCGTGGGCATCCGCGCCTCCGCCGGGCTGGTGGCCACGCCCCTGCCCTGGGAGTCCGAGCCCCAGGCCGCCCCCACACAGGCGGCGATGCATTAGGGCCGGCGGGAGCGCTCGTCCAGCTCGCGCAGGGGCAGCAGCCGCTCCAGCAGCGGCCCGCCTTGCTTGAACCGGGCGATGCGCTGCGCCGGGTAGATGCCCCGCTGTCCCGTGAGCAGGTACGCGGTGACGGTGACGATGACCACGTGAGGCAGCACGCCCGCGCCGAGCAACTCCACCGCCATGAGGGACAGCGCCAGGGGCGTGTTGGCGGCGGCTCCGAAGAGCGCGGCGAGCCCCACGCCCGCGGCCAGCTCCAGCGGCAGGCCCAGCAGGCGCGCCAGCAGATTGCCGAGCGCCGCGCCCACGACGAACAGCGGCGTCACCTCGCCGCCCAGGAAGCCCGTGCCGAGCGTGAGGACGGTGAAGAGCAGCTTGAGGGCGAAGGTCTCGGACGGCAGCGAGGGGTCCACGAAGGCCCGCTCGATGAGGGGCACGCTCAGGCCGAGGTAGTCGCTCGTGCCCACCACCTTCCAGAGCACCACCACGAGCACGCCGCCCAGGGCCATGCGCAGCGCGAGGGACGGCAGGGCCTTCTCCAGCCGCTTCTTGAGGAAGTGCACGCCCTCCACGAACACCACGGCCACCGCCGCCACCGCCGCGCCGAAGACGAGCCACTTGCCCATGACACCCGGCGAGAGCGCGAGGGAGGAAGCCGCCGGGTAGACCGTGTGGTGGATGCCCAGCGAGCGCGTGACGAAGTCGCCCACCAGGGCGGCCACCAGCGCGGGGACGAGCGCCTCGTAGTTGAGGCGGCCCACGCTGACGACCTCGAGGCCGAAGAGGGTGCCCGCGATGGGAGTGCCGAAGACGGAGCCGAAGCCCCCGGCGATTCCCGCGGCGAGCAGCTCCCGGCGCGTCGTGGGCGAGACCTGGAGGCGGTGGGCCACGCCATCGGCGAGGCTCGCCCCCATCTGCACGGCGGTGCCCTCGCGGCCCGCGCTGCCGCCGAACAGGTGGGTGAGCACCGTGCCCAGCAACGCCATGGGCGCCATGCGCGCGGGAATGCGCTCTCCCCCCTCGTGCATGGTGTCGATGACGAGGTTGTTGCCCCCCCGGATGGGTGCGCCCCACCGGCCGTAGAGGGCGCCGATGACCAGGCCCGCCAGCGGCAGGAAGTAGACGATGACCTCGTGGCCGGTGCGCCAGTGCGTGGCTTCTTCCAGGAGGAAGAGGAAGATCGCCGAGGCCACACCACACACGAGGCCCACCAGGGAGCCCAACACGAGCCACTGGCCCAGGGCCCTCGCGCGCTTGTCCAGGCTCATCTCCCGCCGTCTCCCGTCATTTCAAGGTCAGCAGGGCACCCGTTACCATGAAGGCGACCCCGAGGCCGAGCCGCCAGTTCATGGGCTCCTTCAAGAGGAGCAGTGTGGTGCTCGCCCCGGGCCAGGACGATGCCCCCGGCGAAGGCGAGAACCACGGCGGTGCGCAGGGCCGTGTCCTCAGAGGTTGACTTCCAGGCTCCCGAGGATGCGCCGGCCCTCCATGCGGTAGTCGAAGGGAAGGTCGTACGTCCTCACGAGGTAGTTCTCCGTGTCCAACAGGTTGGACACCTCGAGCTCGGCGGCCGCCCATGAGGTGATTTGATAGCGCACGTTGGCGTCGAGCCGGAACCAGGCGGGCACCCGCTCCGGGCGCAGGGAGCGGTACAAGGGATTCATCCTGTCCTCCTCGCGGCGCAGCACATCGCCCTGGTAGCGACCCTGGAGCGCGAGGCTGAGGCGCTCGCGCTGGTAGCTCACCCCCACCTTGGCCTGATGAGCGGGCGCCCAGGTGAGCCCCCCTGACTGGCCCGCGCCTTCGAGCAGGTGCACGTAGGTGTAGTTGCCGAAGCCCGACAGACGGCCGATCCCTCCCAGGTCCACCTCCACCAGGAACTCGGACTCCACGCCCACGTTCGTCTGGGACAGGAGGTTGTCCACCACGTTCCCATCGGAGAAACCGATGAGGTTCTCGTAGCGCGAGTGGAACAAGGTGCCGCGCCAGCTCAGCTGCGGGCTGATGCTCCAGTCGGTATTGAGCTCGAAGGTGGTGACCTGCTCGGGACGCATCCCCTCGACGTTGGCTTTCAGTATCCAGGTGTTGGAACCGAAGAGTTCCCCGGGCGCGGGGGCCCTGAAGGCCCGGCCGCCCTGGAACTTGAGGCTGAACACGGGGCTCGGAGTGAACACCAACGCGATCCGCGGGCTGAGCTGGTCATAGGACTTGAAGCGACGGGGTGTCCCGGGCTGCGCGAGGTCGCGGTAGTGGAAGAACTTCAAGTCGTAGCGCAGCCCCATGGTCAACGAGAGGGGAAGCGCCAGCAACCGGTTCCAGGCGAGCTGGGTATAGGCGCCCACGTTGCTCAGGGGCTCACCGAGGATGGACTCGTAGACGGGGCCGAGCCGCACCGGGGTCAGGGGGGCGGGAGGGTCCCGCGACTCATCGGAGAGGTCGGCGGTGGCGTAGTGCACGGAGTCCCCGCCATACAGCGTGGCGGAGTACTCCACGCCGCCCAGCAGGGAGAGCCCCTCGGCCACGGAACCCGAAAGCTGGGCGCGCCCGAAGAGCTCGTCCAACGCCGTCCCGAGCACCTCGGTCACTCCAAAGGGGTACGACCCGTCCATGGCGCCGCTCGGATAGAAGCGCACATGGCTGTCGTACTCGTGCCGCTGGTACTTGAAGACGTATTCCTGCTCCAACGGGCTGCCCGGCCGCGAGCGGTAGCTGGCCACGGCGATATGCCGCCGGTCCCTCATGGGGCCATCGACATCGGGCGCCCAATGGCGCCAGCCGTGGCCGGTGCCGTGGTTCCAGTCCTGCAAGTGGTATTGCAGGGACAGGCCGCGCAAGACACCCGAGGGCTCCAATTTGACGAAGAGGTACGAGCTGTCGCGGCGGTTGTTCACGAGGAATCGCTGGAGCGCGCCCGTGGCATCGGTGCGCTCCGAGCCGTCATAGGAGAGATAGGAGAACCCGTCCGTGTGCTGGTGCTGGAAGCCCACCACCGCGGAGAGGTGCCGGGAGCGGGTGACCGCCACCGCGTCCACCGCCACCGTGCCCAGGTTGCCAGCACGCACCCGGGCCTCGTTGTTGATCTCCAGCCGCTCGTCGTCCTCCAGGGTATGGGACGAGGAGAGCGTGTTGAGGGCGATGACGCCGTTGATGGCGCTGGAACCATACAGGGCGGAGGCGGGGCCCCGGAGGATCTCCACGCTCTTGACCAGGAAGAGCGGAGAGATGTCCCAGGTGAACGCGGTGGCCAGGTCGTTGTCGTTCATGGGAACGCCATCCACCAGCAGCAGCAGGTGGTTGTTGTTCCACCCCTCCCAGAGGCCGCGGGCGCCCACCGTGGTGCGCTCGAAGTCATGCGAGGGGAAGAAGCCGGGCTGGCTGAAGAGGATGTCGTCGATCGTCGTCCAGCCGAAGCGGCGCATCTGCTCGCGCGTCACCACCGAGGCCACGCCAGGAGCCTCGCGCGCCAGTTGGAGGCGCTTGGAGGGGGTGGACAGTTCCACCCGCAGCAACTCCTCCAGGGAGAGGGACTGGGTCCACTCCGGTGGGTCCTCGTCCTCCTCCTCGGGGACCTCGTGCGCGAGGGCGGTAGTGGAGCACAGGACGGCGGCCAGGAGCATCCCACGGCGACGGGAGGCAAGGGGAAACGAACGGGGCATGGGGGGGTTCAACCCGAGACGGCGGGATGGGAATGGAGGACGGAAGACTCGACCAGGGCGCGCAGCCGCTCGCGCAGGACGCGCATGTCGATGGGCTTGTCCAGCGCCCGCTCCTGGTGCTTCTCGATGAAGGCGCGCGTCACCTCGGTGAAGGCGCCCCCGGTGATGAAGAGCACCCCCCTCGCCTGCTCGGGGTTCGTGCGCTGGAGCTCCGTGAAGAACTCCATGCCCGTCATCTCCGGCATCATCAGATCGCACAGGATGAGATCGAACGGCGGATCCTGGCGTACCCGCAGCAGGGCCTCGTGCGCGCGCGTCGACACCAGCACCTCGTGCTCGCTGCCCAGGGCCCTGAGCAACGCCGTCCCCACGAGGGGCTCATCATCCACCACCAGGATGCGCGCCCGCCTCATCGCGCGGGGCGCGCACTCCTCCCGGAGCCGGTGATCCACGGAGGAGGAACAGGCGGGGAGCACCACGGTGAAGGTGCTGCCGTGTCCCGGCTCGCTCTGCACCTCGATGCGCCCCCCCAGGTTGGTGATGATGCCCTGACAGACGGACAGCCCGAGCCCGGTCCCCACGCCCACCGGCTTGGTGGTGAAGAAGGGCGTGAAGAGGCGGGCACGCACCTCGGGCACCATCCCGCTGCCCGTGTCGGTGATGGACACCCGCACCCTTCCATCCTCGCCCAGGCGCGTGGAGACGCGGATCTCATTGCGCTCCGAGGCGCCCGCCTCGATGGCATGCGCGGCGTTGATGAGCAGGTTGAGGAAGACCTGGGCGAGCCGCACCTCGTTGGCCTCGACGGGAGGAACGGCCTGGTAGTCGCGCACCAGCCGGGCCCGGTGGCGGATCTCGTTGCCGGCCATGTTGATGGCGCTCTCGAGCGTGCGCCGCAGCTCCGTGGGCTCGCGCTTGCCATCATCTCCGGCCGAGAAGGACTTGAGGCTCTGGACGATGTGCTGCACGCGCCCGCAGCCCTCGCGCGCCTCGGACAGGGCGCTGAACACCTCGGCCCACTCCTCTTCCTGCGGGCTGGGCTGATCATCCGGAGTGCCCTGGCGGGAGAAGCGGTGAAGCTGGGGAATCTCCCGGAGCGCGAACTGGATGTTGGCGGTGACATAGGCGAGCGGGTTGTTGATTTCATGCGCCACGCCCGCGGCGAGCGTGCCCACGGAGGTGCGCCGGTCGGCGACGATGAGCTGATCCTGGGCGCTGCGCAGCTCGCGCACCTGGCACTCGATGAGGGCGCGCTGCTCGTACAGCCGGTCCAACATGCGCGAGAACGCCGCGGCCAGCGTGCCCATCTCGTCGTGCCGGGAGAGGTCCAGCTCGCCCCGGGCCTCGTGATCGCCCTCGGAGATGCGCAGGGCCACGCGGGTGACGCGCTTGAGCGGCCTCACCACCAGCGTGCCCACCACGAAGGCGGCCAGCACGCCACTGGCGAGGATGAGCGCGGAGATGCCCGCGGCGAGCTGCTGCGTCCGCAGGCTCTCCTGCTGGAGCCGGGCGAGGTTGAAGCCCAGGAGCAGCGTGCCCCGCTGGCCCCCACGCGTGTGGATACTGACCCGCGCGAACACCTCGTTCCCCAGGATGAAGGCCTCCCGGGGCTCCTCCAGGACGTGCTTCGGCACGCGCTCCGGGTGCCACGCGGCCAGGGGCGTGCCGTCCTCGTGCAGCAGCAGGCCGAAGAGCGCCTCCTGGCTGGAGGAGAGGGTCTCCAGGTGACGCTGCCCGTTGGCCGCGTCCCCGAAGTCGAGCGCGGGCTCGGTGGCGCTGGCCAGCAGCCGGGCGATCTCCAGCGTCCGCTCCAACATTCCCCGCTGCGCCTGCTCATTCATGCGCGCGGGGAAGAAGAGCAGGAAGAAGATGGAGAAGGCCGCGAAGAGCAGCACCACCAGGGTGACCAACCGGGCCCTCAGGGAGGAAGGACGAAGCTGGAGAGTCATGGTGTGCTCCGGGCGGGTTCGACGAGTTGGGAGAGGCTGAGCAATCCAGCGTCGAGGTCCGCGCCCTCCGCGCGAGCCGCCGCGAGCTGGATGAGGATGGTGGGCGAGTCGCCCTGCCGGCCGAGCCCGATGGCCAGGCCCTGTTCCAGCTCGGTCCTGCTGCCGGCGAAGGAGAGGATGGACAACTGCCGCGTCACCCGGGCAATGCCCATCGTGTCGGCCTCGAGTCCCTCGCACGCGTAGAGCGCCACCACGCGCGCCCGGGAGAGGTCATCCCGCAGTTGTGTCGGATCACGGAAGCCCACGCGGACGATCCGTACCGGCCGGCCCAGCACGCTCCTGCCACGTGAGGCCGACTCCAGCGCGCGGGTGAACTCCTGGCCCTGGTCCTCCGAGTCCGCATTGCCCTCGCGGTAGAGGACCGCGACCGTCAAGGGCGGAGGCCGGACCCCCATCCGCCGGTCATAGGCGAGGATTCGCACCAGCAGCGAGGCGCGCAGGTTGGGCGGCAGTCCCTCGGCGCGCGGAGCCTGGCTGGTAAGCAACACGAACATCAGCCCCAGGGACGTCAGCCCCACACCGAGGCCGCTCCAGCGACGACCCTTTCCTGACTTCGAGCCCGATGACCCCCATTCGCGCTGCATGGCTCCCCCCCGAGGGCAAGCTCAGTGATTGCTACTCAATGTCTCACGACGACTCACGGGGGGTGTGATGCCGGCGGCCCGCGCTGTTGCATTCCGGAATCAACGACAAGTGATGAAAAGTGGGTCCACCGGCATCTTCTATCGGAGATGCCGCTTTCCACGGTCAGGCGAACATCAGTGCAGACCGGGCGTGGACTCCGCTTCGAACGGCTCCTCGCGCCGCGCCGCGGCCTCCCGCGTGGGCTGGTAGAGCCGCGTCAACCAGAGCGACTTCCAGTGCTCGTTCCGCTTCTTGGCCCAAGGCATGGCGGCATCCTGGTCGAGCTCCGGCTCCAATCCAACGAGCCACTGTTTCAACTCGGGGCCGGGCTCCGCGAACCCTTCCGCGTCATAGAGGTGCAGAGCATCCGCCCACCACTTCTGCCGGGCGGCCGTGGCCTCACGGTCCACCTGCAGCCGCACCGCCAGCACGACTCCCGGCTCCACGCTCTCCGGCTTCGCGCGCCACGGCTTCACTCGCCACGGCCTCATGCGCCACGGTCTCATGCGCCACGGTCTCATGCGCCACGGCTCCACGCTCTCCCGCATGTGCGGACCCGCGGTGATCAACCGCAAGAAGTCCTCGCCGATACCCACTCCCCACAACCCGGGCGGCACGTAGAAGTCATCGCCCTGCCACAGCACCACCCGCCTCTCGGGTCCCCCGCCACCAGACCAGAGCAGCGGTCGCGCCTTACCGTCCCGGACATGGGAGGTGCGCACGATGAGCTGTGCGGCCTGGATGGGGTACTCGGGCCGTCCCCCGTGGGGCAGATGGAGGATGTACGAGAGGAGGTGCTCGTGGGGCCTGGGCTTGCGTCCACCCTGCGCCACCCAGCAGGACATCGCGAAGCCTTCCTCCCTTCGGCCCAACTGCCCGACGTCCGCGAGTTCCATGGTGGGCAGGCTGAAGCGCTCCTCGAGGAAACGAGTGAAGCGTGGGGAGTGCAGCGTCTTGAGCAGGGGCCACCACGTCCGCAGGAGTGGCGCATAGCCCCAGCGCGCGAAGTAGTTCACGACTCCCAGGTAGGCCGGGTGGTTGTAATGGGTGTCCAGTTGCTCGGTGAGGAAGACCTCCTCCATGAAGAGCAGCGCGCGCCGGATCATGTGGAGCGCTTCGGTCAATTCCTGGGGCGTGGGCTTCGGGCCGGCCTCGCTCACCAGGGGGCTCGCGCCGGAGCCCGCGGGCCGAGGGCGCTCCTTGGCCCGACGATCCAGCTCGGTGATCTCCTTGAAGATCTCCCGGAACAGCTTCCGGGCCCCCGGGCCTTCCAGCAGTTGATCGAGCGCGGTGGCCCGCTCCACCAAGCGCGGGAAGCGCTCCTCGTATCCGGGGGGCACGGGCAACCACTCGTGGCGCGCGCGGGCGAAGAGCCTCGCGGCCGCGAGCATCCGCCCCGACTCCATCTCCCCGCGGACGGACCGGAAGACCGTGAGCGCGGTGTGTTCACCCAGCCGGCGGTACGCCTCCCACTGGGCCTCGTCGTAGAACTGGTCCCCGGTGGTCTCGTGCGGGAAGGCCGCGTTGCGCGTCTTGTATTGCAGGATGTCCGGCGGCTCGTTGCCCAACAGCGAGGGTTTGATCAACAGCAACACCCCACTGCTGCCATCCGGGTACTCGAGGTCCCCGGCGACGACGGTGCGGCGCGACAGGCCCGTGGTGCCGTCCGGCCGCAGGGGGGAGAGATCGATGCGCAGCTCCACCCCGAAATCCTCGCGGATGCGGCGCACGGCGTTGGCGAAGTCATCGAACGAGGTGTCCGCGTCCATGCCGCAATCGGAGACGATGATGAACCGGCACCCGCGGCGGACCAGCTCGTAGAGCGCCAGGTTCTCGAAGTGGGCGCCATCCGAGAGCAGCACGTCGCGGCCCTTGGCGCGCGAGCGGCCCAGCAGTTCCTTGTAGAAGGGAAGCCCGACACACAGCCGCTCGTACCAACACCGCCGGGCCCGGGTCGGGTGGGGCCACCACAGCCCCAGCCGGAGGTTGAAGGCGGTCATGAGGAAGGTGACGGCCGGACCCAGCCGCATGGACATGGAGCCCATGTGGGAATTGAAGGCCGCCGCGGAGGCGGTCATGGCCGAGGCGAGCGTGGGCACGCGTCCGCCTTCCTGGCGGATCTTCTCCCAGCTCTTCCATTCGGGGCCCACCGAGAAGCCCGTGCTCGAGAGCACCGCGCTGTCCGCGCCCCGGTAGAGGTTGGCCATGGGATCTATCGATGAGAGATCGTTGGCCGCGCAGCAGATGAGGTGGAGCGGCCCGGGCTGGGGCTCGAGCCGATCGAGCGTGAAGTCATCCAGGGAGTGGAGCTCGGTCTGACCGGGTCCCTGCCCATGGGCCGCGCCGATGAAGGTGCGCGCGATGCGGTCCCGGTAGAAGGCGTGCAACCCCACGGAGTTGGCGTCGAAGAAGAGCAGGGTGAGCGCGGTCAGGGCGACGGCCGCTCCCACGAGCAGGGGCAGCCACGCATTGTCCATCGCCCGGAGCACGAGCATCACCGCGCCGAGGAGGCTCAACGCCAGGAGGGTGTACGCCAGGAGCTGGGGCAGGTGCGCTCGGACGCGACTGCTCGTGGTGGGGCTGACCGGCCGGGTCGTGCGCCGGCTGAAGAGCTGTTGCAGCTTGGCGAAGGCGGCCGAGAGCGCCATGACGATGGCCGCCGCTCCCGTCTGCCACAGGGTGTAGACATCCGACATGCTCGACGTCAGGAGGAACTCGCGCAGCAGGCGTCCGGCCAGCCAGAAGCACGAGAAGACCGACCAGCAACACGCCAGGAGCAGCAGACGGCTGATGACCCGGCCCATCGCGGCCCGGTCCGTCCGCTGCATCCAGGCCGTGGCGAACCGGGAGCCCAGCGATCGCAGCAGCACGAGCGCTCCGGCCGCCCCCACCCAGGCGATGGCGGGGTCGAATACGTAGAGCCGCTCCCGCCAGGAGTGCTCGTCCATCGCGGCACGCAACCACGCGACGTGGAGCGCTTGATCCTTCTCATGGTGGGCGTGGACGAGCCATTGCCAGAGAAGGAACACGGCGCCCACCGCCAACAGCGTGGCGTTGAGGTAGTAGCCGAACCTGCGTCCCTCGCGCTCCTGGGCATCGTCGGGGTTCGCGCTCGGGCGGCCGCGGTTGAGTATCACCCGGTTGTCCTGCCGGTACAGGAGCATCTCCCAGGCGAACAGCACCCCACAGGAGACCCCGAGCATCAGGGCATACGAGACGGCCCGTGACACCCACGGAACCGAGCCCCGCCATCCGAGCAGCAACAGCCAGGCGAGCAGCAGCCAGAACAACAGCACCAGGACGAGGAACGAGAACGCCGCGAGGAGGGAGGGAAGGACGGCACTCAGGGCCGCGACGAGCATCCGGCCCGTGTCGAGACTCATCAATCCCAACCGGGGGCTCAGGAAGTTGCTGAACTCCCGCAGGTGACGCACCTCCGCGAAGCGTGCTCCGCGAGCGCCCTGCTCCTGGGACATGGGGAAGAGCGCGGCCTTGTCCTGGGAGGTGGGCTGCCCCGAGTTGTAGTGGCGCCACGCCGTCCAGAACCCCCCGATGTACCCCCCGCCCGAGACGGTGGAGAGGTAATCGAACATCTCCAGCAACCCCAGTTGTTGCAGGCATTGCAGCAGACCCAGGTTGAAGGTCGCGCTGCGGATACCTCCTCCGGACAGGGCGAGCCCGCACAGGTCACGCCGTGGACCGGTGATGCCGGGCTCCGCGGGGGCCGGGGCGCCGTCCGGGGAATCAGCCCGCTGCGCCAACCGGCGGGCCTCCTCCAGGTATTTCCTCTCATGATCCAGGAGTTCGTTGAGACACGAGGCATCGTCCTTGCGGGGAACAGGGGGGCCATCCATGAAGTGTCACGGTAGGCGTCCCAAGGACCCGGGCCGAGTGTCCCCAAGGGCCGGAGAGCTTGAAGCACCGAACGGTCATCCCGCCTCAGAATCTGAGGCCGTCATTTCAGCATCCTGTCTCGCAGCTCTGCTTTCATCCGCTCCAACGCGGCATTGGGCCGCCCCATGAACGCATCCAGCCTGAAGAGAAGTGTAACGGTGCGCTTCGCGGATGGCGCGGCTCCGGCAAGTGCAACCTTCTGGCTCGTGGGCCATGCGGCAATGGGGGCGCGGCGTGTGGAGGTGTTCCGCCAGCCGCGCCCGGCGGACGTGCTCAAGAAGGAGAGAGACGAAGCACAGGCCGAAGCGCGCCAATGCCAGGAGGACAAGGCGCGGCTTCTGGCCGAGCGCAAGGAGCCCGGCGGACTCATGGGCGCCGCATGGCTGGAGCGTGAA comes from the Cystobacter ferrugineus genome and includes:
- a CDS encoding M23 family metallopeptidase, which produces MPPSASPAAMRCLCTLVLALAGCQPGPPQTYRPPSPVVHVSSWGDFKGRFFGAPAYSVEEDLDAAQAASEGIRAVLLALPQKERGRLLTRWLPAPPAPTSESSAPAPADAGLQPEAVRPTLPVRPKEVDLLTTVRGLFESQGSRDLALAAFFAGPEPVARARQRLRLPLERITLEKLAGRLPKRELRYAREARKWAGLYGLAWPVERGWRLSSHFGPRFHPVMGKVLEHQGVDIRVPVGTAVRAPAEGVVVGVREGRANGRWLELRHEGGLRTIFCHLSRMEVKRGQKVKRGQLVALSGETGRVTGPHLHYQVKHSGAWVDPVGIRASAGLVATPLPWESEPQAAPTQAAMH
- a CDS encoding chloride channel protein, encoding MSLDKRARALGQWLVLGSLVGLVCGVASAIFLFLLEEATHWRTGHEVIVYFLPLAGLVIGALYGRWGAPIRGGNNLVIDTMHEGGERIPARMAPMALLGTVLTHLFGGSAGREGTAVQMGASLADGVAHRLQVSPTTRRELLAAGIAGGFGSVFGTPIAGTLFGLEVVSVGRLNYEALVPALVAALVGDFVTRSLGIHHTVYPAASSLALSPGVMGKWLVFGAAVAAVAVVFVEGVHFLKKRLEKALPSLALRMALGGVLVVVLWKVVGTSDYLGLSVPLIERAFVDPSLPSETFALKLLFTVLTLGTGFLGGEVTPLFVVGAALGNLLARLLGLPLELAAGVGLAALFGAAANTPLALSLMAVELLGAGVLPHVVIVTVTAYLLTGQRGIYPAQRIARFKQGGPLLERLLPLRELDERSRRP
- a CDS encoding TonB-dependent receptor gives rise to the protein MPRSFPLASRRRGMLLAAVLCSTTALAHEVPEEEDEDPPEWTQSLSLEELLRVELSTPSKRLQLAREAPGVASVVTREQMRRFGWTTIDDILFSQPGFFPSHDFERTTVGARGLWEGWNNNHLLLLVDGVPMNDNDLATAFTWDISPLFLVKSVEILRGPASALYGSSAINGVIALNTLSSSHTLEDDERLEINNEARVRAGNLGTVAVDAVAVTRSRHLSAVVGFQHQHTDGFSYLSYDGSERTDATGALQRFLVNNRRDSSYLFVKLEPSGVLRGLSLQYHLQDWNHGTGHGWRHWAPDVDGPMRDRRHIAVASYRSRPGSPLEQEYVFKYQRHEYDSHVRFYPSGAMDGSYPFGVTEVLGTALDELFGRAQLSGSVAEGLSLLGGVEYSATLYGGDSVHYATADLSDESRDPPAPLTPVRLGPVYESILGEPLSNVGAYTQLAWNRLLALPLSLTMGLRYDLKFFHYRDLAQPGTPRRFKSYDQLSPRIALVFTPSPVFSLKFQGGRAFRAPAPGELFGSNTWILKANVEGMRPEQVTTFELNTDWSISPQLSWRGTLFHSRYENLIGFSDGNVVDNLLSQTNVGVESEFLVEVDLGGIGRLSGFGNYTYVHLLEGAGQSGGLTWAPAHQAKVGVSYQRERLSLALQGRYQGDVLRREEDRMNPLYRSLRPERVPAWFRLDANVRYQITSWAAAELEVSNLLDTENYLVRTYDLPFDYRMEGRRILGSLEVNL
- a CDS encoding ATP-binding protein, producing MTLQLRPSSLRARLVTLVVLLFAAFSIFFLLFFPARMNEQAQRGMLERTLEIARLLASATEPALDFGDAANGQRHLETLSSSQEALFGLLLHEDGTPLAAWHPERVPKHVLEEPREAFILGNEVFARVSIHTRGGQRGTLLLGFNLARLQQESLRTQQLAAGISALILASGVLAAFVVGTLVVRPLKRVTRVALRISEGDHEARGELDLSRHDEMGTLAAAFSRMLDRLYEQRALIECQVRELRSAQDQLIVADRRTSVGTLAAGVAHEINNPLAYVTANIQFALREIPQLHRFSRQGTPDDQPSPQEEEWAEVFSALSEAREGCGRVQHIVQSLKSFSAGDDGKREPTELRRTLESAINMAGNEIRHRARLVRDYQAVPPVEANEVRLAQVFLNLLINAAHAIEAGASERNEIRVSTRLGEDGRVRVSITDTGSGMVPEVRARLFTPFFTTKPVGVGTGLGLSVCQGIITNLGGRIEVQSEPGHGSTFTVVLPACSSSVDHRLREECAPRAMRRARILVVDDEPLVGTALLRALGSEHEVLVSTRAHEALLRVRQDPPFDLILCDLMMPEMTGMEFFTELQRTNPEQARGVLFITGGAFTEVTRAFIEKHQERALDKPIDMRVLRERLRALVESSVLHSHPAVSG
- a CDS encoding YfiR family protein, with the translated sequence MGLTSLGLMFVLLTSQAPRAEGLPPNLRASLLVRILAYDRRMGVRPPPLTVAVLYREGNADSEDQGQEFTRALESASRGRSVLGRPVRIVRVGFRDPTQLRDDLSRARVVALYACEGLEADTMGIARVTRQLSILSFAGSRTELEQGLAIGLGRQGDSPTILIQLAAARAEGADLDAGLLSLSQLVEPARSTP